GTCCAGGAAGAGCCTTCCTACCGAGGAAGGGGGGAAAGATTATATCTGGGGGACACCCCCAGACCCCTGCCATAAGGGGGCGCCCCTCAGAAGGGGCGAAGCCCCTCTGGACTCCCCTTTTTCATCACCCTGTTAGACTCGATCCGGGATACGTGTTTGCCCCCTGGATTCCAGCCTGCGCTGGAATGACATCAACATCCATCATACGTAAAGATATATACGAGACACTACACTAGCCCTTTGTTTCCTGAGCGTGTGCAAAGCCCCGCTCGAAGGCATTCGTATTCAGTTCCTCGGTACCTTTGGGGACAGAGGCGAGGATGGACTTCTTGATGGCTTCGGGAGAAATGAAGTCAGTAACACCGGCGAAGAAACCGAGTATAACCACGTTGGCCACGGCAACTCTCCCCAGCTCACCGGCTAAACGCCACGCCGGGACGGTAAGAATCGGGTTACCCATGGTCCGGTCCGGTGTGACCAGGTCTTCATCGACGATGACCGGGATGTCCGGGTCTACGTCCTGATAGTACTTATCATAGCCGGCCTGAGACAGGGCGACCAGTATGGAGGGGTGCTCCACGTAGGGGTAGTTTACCGGCTGGTCGGAGATAATGACGTCGGCACGGCAGGCTCCGCCACGGGCTTCCGGACCGTAGTCCTGGGTAAAGACGGCGTTAACGCCTTCATAGACAGTGGCCGCCTGACCGATGATGTAGCCGGCCAGGATTATGCCCTGCCCACCAAAGCCGCACAGTCTTATTTCGTGGTTATACGCCATTATCACCTTCCTGCGGGTGAGGCAAATATGGTCGTTCCGTATCAACAAACTTACCGGTAACTATCTGGCCACCGAGACCGACACCCACCTCATGCGGACTGGCGAAGTGTTTGACGACAGTGTTGGCACGGTAGTACCTCATCTGGTCGAGTCCGGTCGGCTGACGGTTCATACGGCCGTAGTAAGTGGGACAGGGGCTGATTATTTCGACGAAGCTGAAGCCCTTTCTCTGTAATGCC
The window above is part of the Dehalococcoidales bacterium genome. Proteins encoded here:
- a CDS encoding 2-oxoacid:acceptor oxidoreductase family protein; translated protein: MAYNHEIRLCGFGGQGIILAGYIIGQAATVYEGVNAVFTQDYGPEARGGACRADVIISDQPVNYPYVEHPSILVALSQAGYDKYYQDVDPDIPVIVDEDLVTPDRTMGNPILTVPAWRLAGELGRVAVANVVILGFFAGVTDFISPEAIKKSILASVPKGTEELNTNAFERGFAHAQETKG